A genomic region of Larus michahellis chromosome 21, bLarMic1.1, whole genome shotgun sequence contains the following coding sequences:
- the YOD1 gene encoding ubiquitin thioesterase OTU1, with translation MLRLRCKARSGTHPLPGLTAHSRLRDMQAALAALTGVPAPAQRLLLGFPPRSLDLSDGERRLGDLGIHSGDTLIVEEDTSKPKTDSPVVAKRTMSNSMREAAPVLVRRVVPADNSCLFTSVYYVVEGGVYDPGCAPEMRSLIAQIVASDPDSYCEAVLGKTNREYCDWIRREETWGGAIEVSILSKFYQCEICVVDTQTVRIDRFGEDASYTKRVLLIYDGIHYDPLERKIPDSDIPPQTIFSTTDDIVLAQALELADEARRKRQFTDVNRFTLRCMVCQKGLTGQVEAREHAKETGHTNFGEV, from the exons ATGCTGCGGCTGCGCTGCAAGGCCCGGAGCGGCACCCACCCCCTGCCCGGCCTCACGGCCCACTCCCGCCTCCGGGACATGCAGGCCGCGCTGGCCGCCCTCACCGGCGTCCCCGCCCCGGCCCAGCGCCTCCTGCTCGGTTTCCCGCCGCGGAGCCTGGACCTCAGCGACGGCGAGCGGCGGCTCGGCGACCTCGGCATCCACTCGG GTGATACTCTGATCGTCGAAGAGGATACGTCCAAACCCAAGACTGACTCACCTGTTGTTGCAAAAAGAACAATGTCAAACTCCATGAGGGAAGCGGCACCGGTGCTTGTGAGGAGGGTTGTCCCGGCGGATAACTCCTGTCTCTTCACCAGCGTGTACTACGTGGTGGAGGGAGGCGTTTACGACCCGGGTTGTGCCCCAGAGATGCGCAGCCTTATAGCCCAGATAGTAGCAAGTGATCCTGATTCTTACTGTGAGGCAGTTCTAGGGAAAACTAACAGGGAGTATTGCGACTGGATCAGACGAGAAGAGACTTGGGGAGGAGCCATCGAAGTGTCCATTTTATCCAAATTTTACCAGTGCGAAATCTGTGTGGTGGACACACAGACAGTCAGAATCGACCGTTTTGGGGAAGATGCCAGTTACACTAAGCGGGTCCTTTTAATTTACGATGGAATTCATTATGATCCACTTGAGCGTAAAATCCCCGACTCGGACATTCCTCCCCAGACCATTTTCTCCACAACTGATGATATTGTTCTTGCGCAAGCGTTGGAGTTGGCGGATGAAGCCAGACGGAAGAGGCAGTTTACCGACGTGAATCGCTTTACGCTGAGGTGCATGGTGTGCCAGAAGGGACTAACTGGACAAGTGGAAGCCAGAGAACACGCCAAGGAGACTGGACACACCAACTTCGGAGAAGTGTGA